TGGACTGGTTGTGTTGAACGGGTTCCAGTTACCAAAATCAATATTAGTTGCACTTTGACCAGCAGTATAAATTAAAGCAGCTGCTTCCCCAAAGACACGACCAGCACCTAAGACAACACCTGTTATAATTCCAGGAAGTGCTTCTGGTAAAATAATTTTAGTTACTGTTTTCCATTTCGACAATCCCAAAGCTAGGCCCGCTTCTCTTTGGAGATCAGGTACTGCTCTTAGTGATTCTTCAATATTCCTAGTTAGTAAAGGTAAGTTAAAGAACGTAAGTGCGATTGCACCAGACAAAATTGAAAAGCCCATTCCCATCTGAACAACAAATAATAAGAATCCAAATAACCCCACAACAACTGATGGTAGTGAACTTAAGACTTCAATTGCCATCCGCACTGTAGCAGTAAACATATTCTTTGGAGCATATTCAGACAGAAATATTCCTGCACCTAATGAAATTGGAAAAGAAATTATTAAAGTTAACAATAATAAATAAATAGAATTAAATAATTGCACCCCGATACCTCCACCACTTGTAAAAGCTTGTGATGCAGCAGTCAAAAAGTGCCAGGAAATATGCGGAACACCTGAGATTAAAATGTCACCTAATAAGAAAGCTAGAATTAAAACAACTAGCCCAGCAATGACACGAATAACTGTAATAGCTATATTATTTTGTAATTTTGTTTTCATATTACATTCTCCCTTTGCGTCCAATAAATCTTACAATAATGTTGAAGACCAATGACATTAATAAAAGCATTAATGCAAGTGACCAAAGCGCATTATTACCCACAGTACCCATAACTGTGTTCCCGATTCCCATTGTAAGTACACTTGTCAGGGTTGATGCCGGTGACAATAACCCCTTAGGCATTACCGCTGCATTACCAATAACCATCTGAACAGCAAGTGCCTCACCAAATGCACGAGCCATACCAAAAATAATTGCAGTTAAAATACCAGATGTTGACGAACGTAGAAGAACTTTATAGATAGTTTGCCATTTTGTCGCACCTAATGCCAAGGAAGCTTCTTTGTAGTAACGTGGGACCGCTCTTAAACTATCTACAGTCATTGATGTAACAGTTGGAAGAACCATTACGAATAACACGAATGCTCCAGACAATATACCATATCCTGATCCACCCAAATGTGTTCTAACAAATGGTACAACTACGGACAAACCGATAAAACCATAAACAACTGAAGGAATTCCTACCAAAAGCTCAATAACACTTTGTAAAAGCTTTTCGCCACGTTTAGAAGCTACCTCTGTCATATACAATGCTGTCCCAATTGCAAAGGGAGCCGCAAAAATAACCGCTAGAATCGTTACCCCAAAAGAACCCGTAATCATTGGTAAGGCTCCTAAAAGTGGATTACCAGCTTTGTCTGTTGCGGAAGGATTCCAATTTGTTCCAAAGAGAAAATCTCCTATATTTGCTTTATTAACTACAAAAGTTGCCAGTCCCTTCGTTGCAACGAAAGCAAAAATTGATAACACAACAATCACTATTAATGATATGCATGAATACGATAGAATTTTACCAATTATATCTTGTCTTGTTTCCTTTGATGTACTTTGAATCTTATCCTTGATAGGATCCATTAAAATCACCTCTCCACCAAAATTTGGGAGTAAACTAAATGAATTTTCACTTAGTTCACCCCCATTAACCGTCATTGTCTAATGCGGTAACCTTAAAACTATTACAACTTGTTATTTAATATCCGTAACTTTATTATTTGCATCTTTTTGAACTTTCATCTTGCTTATAGAAACGTAACCAAGTTCCTTAACCAAACTCTTTTGAACTTTGTCAGATTTCATGTAGTCAAGAAATGCTTTTGTAGCTGCATTTGGTGTACCTTTTGTATACATATGTTCATATGACCAAATTTTCCATTTGTTTGTTGTTACATTTGCATCAGTTGGTTTTACACCATCAACTGATACTTCTTGAATACTAGAAGTAACGTATGAAAATGCTAAGTAACTAATAGCACCTGGTGTTTCAGCAACCATCTTTTGAACAGTTCCGTTTGAATCTTGTTCTTGAGATTTAGCAGCTGTTTCGCCATTCATAACATTTGTTTCGAAGGTTGCACGTGTACCACTACCCTCTGCACGATTAATTAAAACGATGTCTTGATCCTTACCACCTACATCTTTCCAGTTGGTAATCTTACCAGTAAAGATGTTACGCAATTGCTTCATTGTTAAGTTCTTAACACCCACGCTCTTGTTGACCACAGGAGCCATTCCCACAACGGCAACCTTGTTGTCTTGAAGCTTGCTTGCTGTTATACCATCACTGTGCTGTGCAAAGATATCTGAGTTACCAATTGTTACTGCACCAGATTGAACTTGGCTTAAACCTGTTCCAGAACCTCCACCTTGGACAGTAATACTTACTTTAGAATTATCCGTTTGGAAATTTTCCGCAGCTTTTTCTACTAATGGTTGCAATGCTGTTGATCCAACAATTGTAATCTTACCTGATACTGCCTTACTTGAAGCAGATGAAGATGATGAACTTGAATTAGATTTCCCGCATCCCACAAGGATAGCCGAAGCGGCAATAATAACTGTAGCAATTTTGGTGAGCTTTTTCATTTTTTTTCTTCTTCCTTTCGTTGTTACAAACATTATTCTATTACATGATTGTAAAGATAAACGTCACTTTATTGTAACGTTTGTGTAAAGGAATGTTTTTTATATATTTAGTCTTAATGCCTTTTCCATAAATTTAAGAAATGTGATTTTCAATCAAAATTTGTTTGACAATCTTTTCTATTTCTTCCGTTTTTGTCCATTCTTCAAAATGATCGAACTGCTCTTCAGGCATCTCAAAGTTTTCGTTTATGTAGTTCTCATACTCGATAACACTCGTTGAACGTGGAATGTTAAGCTGTAAAATTCTGACATCTTTAATCAAATCCCTCTGTACTGCTAACTCTGCCCTACCATTTTGAACCATATTTGATATTTCAAAATATTTTGTTCCATCTTTCCGTGTTATTTCTTCAATCAGCGTCAAAGTTTCGTGACTTTTCATATCATATCCTCATCCTTTCACAAACAGTATAAATAGTTAGATGACATTAAGTCAATAAATCATTTGCTGCTTATATAGTGACCTGACTGTCTTTAAGAAAATTAATTTTTTTGTCTTACCATATGGTAGGTGCCACATATAAAACTGATATGTATTTTAGTAGATACGAAGACGTGACTATTTTACTAATGTAATATCTTTAGAAATACAAAAACAAAGAAGGAGCCAAACCAAGATATATATCTTTGGCCTAGCCCCTTCTGGCATAAGAGAGAAAGAGAATTGATTAGAAGGTAAAATAGTAATTACCTTACACCCATATAATACCGGTTTCAGTAAGCGCTGTCAATACTTTTTGATTTTTATTATTTTTATTTTGTCTTATACTATAGTTATGGTTTTACTTCAGCCTCAGGGAGGATTCTAGTTTGGTAAATTCGAAACAATTAAAACTAAGTTTTTTTTTAGGTGCCATCTTGTGTATGCTTAAAGTTATTATTTCACTACTTGGTCATTACAATGATACTCTTCAAATCTTTAATGTTGGATTTATGTTAATCCAAACCAAATATTGGTTTGTTCCATTTCTTCTAATAGCTCTTTTTTACATTTTTGTTTCTTTTCTATTTTATCTAATTTTTAGATTGATTAATCTAGGCGTCCGTTTTTTTCTTAATTAGTAGCTATCAAAAAATAATCCCTTACTGCACTTTATTATACAGAGCAAGAAAATGTCAAATAATCGTTATAATTTGAGAATCACACAAATTAATAATGGTTATTTTTATTCTGCTATGAACAATTTGGTATTAGATGTAACATTTTAAGGCGTCAAACAAATTTATCCGCGAAAAAAAGAGAGAGGTCAAAGTTTAACTTTTGAACCATCTCTCTTTTTTGGCTCTAAAATATTGGGTGTTGATGAACTTCCATCAACACCCAATTTTCATGTACAATAAAAGGACAAGTTCCCAAATGCACCACCACATACCAACCAAAGTAAAAGTAAAGGCAAGTGAGAAAACATGTCCCAAGACTATTCTATCGAAAATATACTTCAAATCCAAGACCCAAATATTAAATGTATCAGTATTGACAATTCTGATCCCAAGAAACAAGTCATTCATGCCAAATTAACTTATTCGATAAAGCGCTGTCCACTTTGTGGCCAATCCCAAGTAGTCCGTTTTGGAACTAATTTGATCAACGTCAGGATGCCACCTATCAAAGAACGACCAGTTATCTTAAAACTGCTTAAACAACGTTATCTGTGCAAAAGAGGGCAACATACTTTTAGTGCTGAAACGTCGCTAGTTAAACCACACTGTCAAATCTCAGAAGATACCAAACAGATGATTATTCTACAGCTTACTAAAGATCGTAGTATTACTGATATTGCAGAGGAATTAAATGTTTCACCAGTGGCAGTTAATCGAGTACTTGATTCATTAGCGATTCAGACTAAGACCGCCTTGCTTACCTTACCAACTACGTTGTGTTTTGATGAATTTCGCTCCACTGGTCATCAGATGAGTTTTATTGCCATTGATGGTGATACACATCGGCTAGTTTCTGTTTTACCTAATCGCCTTAATCGAAGTATCCAAAATCACTTTGAAAGTAACTATTCCTTAGCTGAACGTAGGAAAGTTAAACAAGTAGTTATTGATTTCAATGCACAGTATCAATCCGTAATTCACATAATTTTTCCAGAAGCAAAAGTTATCGCCGATAACTTTCATCTAGTTCAAATGGGACTCCAAGCACTGAACCAGACACGCGTACAGTTAATGCATCGATTCACTCAAAATTCACGAGAATATCGAGTTCTCAAACATCACTGGCGTTTATTTTTAAAAACTTATTCTGGCTTAAATCAACGTAAACCACAATGGTTTGCGCATTTAAAGAACTGGTTCACCCAAGAACAATTAGTCTGGCAAGGTCTTGAGTTAGATTCAACCTACCAACACACTTACTTCGTTGCGCATTCCCTAGTTGATGCCTTAAGAAAGCGTGATTATTTAAAGTTCATTAAAACACTAAATCGAGCTGACAAAGTCAGCCCACAGCTTGAAACTACAATAAAGACCTATCGCAAATATCTACCATTAATTAAAAACATGATGGCAAGCAACTATTCAAATGGCCCACTAGAAGGTGTTAATCGCAAAATCAAACAAATTAAACGCACGGCATACGGCTATAGAAACTGGTCACATTTTTACACCCGGATTAGAATTGAATTTACGATTCGAATAAAAAAAAGAAAACCAATTCGAAAATGAATTGATTTTCTTTTAAAAATTTCCCATCAACAGCGGTTGACAAAGAGCCTCTTTTTTTCATGAATGTACATCACGATAAAGCTTTTGCTCTTTTATACTCAAAACAACGCATGTAATCTTTGGAATTTACACACCCATCTCTTTTTTTACCACATCTACTATTTGCATAACATATTCGTGTACTTCTTCTTTTGTTTTGGCTTCCGCCATAACTCTAAGAAGGTTTTCTGTTCCACTAGGTCTAACTAAGACTCGACCCTCAGATCCCATTTTAATTTCAACTTGTTTAATTATTTCTTTGATTGCCTCATTTTCCAAAGCTGCTTTTTTATCAGTTACTTTTACATTAATTAATTCTTGTGGATAGGTTGTAACTTCACCAGCAAGTTCAGATAATTTCTTACCCGTTTTTTGAACCACATTAAGTAACTGTAATGCCGTAAGCATCCCATCACCCGTGGTATTAAAATCAAGAAAAACTACATGCCCAGACTGTTCGCCGCCCAAATTGTAACCATCTTTTCTCATTTCCTCAACAACATAGCGGTCACCTACTTGTGTTTTTACTGAATGTAACTCATGATTTTCCATTGCTTTATATAAACCAATATTGCTCATTACAGTAGTAACAATTGTATCTTTCTTTAGCCTGCCTCGTTCACTTAGATATTTACCACAAATATACATAATCTTGTCGCCATCAACAATATTTCCAAGTTCATCAACGGCGATACATCTATCACCATCACCATCAAAAGCTACACCCAACTGTGCTTCTTTTTCAACAACAAATTTTGATAAAGCTTCTGGATGAGTAGAACCAACAGCCTTGTTAATGTTCAAACCATCAGGCTCAGTTGCCATAGTTTCAAATTCAACACCTAAATCAGCAAATAAGCGTGAAACCAAACCACTTGTGGCACCATTTGCTCCATCAACTGCTATATGCAGGTCTTCTAGATTATCTGGAATAGTTTGCTCTAAAAATTGTGTATATTTCAGGACACCTTCATGATAGTCACTTAACGTACCAAGTCCATTTGCAGAAGGTCTTGGTAGATTATCAACTCCTGATTCAAGCAATTCTTCGATTTCTTCTTCTTTTTCATCAGACAGTTTGTATCCATCACCGCCAAAGAACTTAATTCCATTATCTTCAACAGGATTATGAGATGCAGAAATCATGATACCCGCATCCGCATCTTGTACCCGAACTAGATACGCAACCCCTGGCGTTGTGATTACACCTAGTGAAAAGACTTCAATGCCAACCGAAAGTAAGCCAGCAATTAAGGCCTGCTCTAACATTTGACCCGAAACTCTTGTATCACGTGCAACTAAAACCTTAGGAGGCTTAGCATCACTTGCATGTTTTGTTAATACAAAGCCACCACAGCGGCCTAACTTAAATGCAAGTTCAGGACTAAGTTCTTTATTTGCAATACCTCTGACACCATCTGTTCCAAAATATTTCATTTTTAGTTAATCCTCATTTCACTACTAAATTTTAATTATTCATCTTCACTGCTTGAAGAACTTTGTGAAGAAGTTTGGCTTCCGCTTTCTGATTCGCTCTGACTTGATTTAGCCGACGAACTTGATGTTCCACTATTGGAACTACTACTACTTGAACTCTGTGAAGATACGGTAGATTCATTGCTAGAGCTAGAAGAATCTCCGACCGTTATTTTTACTTTTGCACTCTTAGGTTGAACAATAGTCACACCATTACTAGGAGATGCAAGATTAACACTTTTAGTTGTTGTACTAGAGATGCCATCAATTGGAACGGAAATCTTGTAAGACGATATTCCTGATAGATCACTCTTCGTCCCCGACAACGTCACTGTTTCAGTCGAACTACTTAATGTATAACTTTTATCAGAATCACCATCTCCGGTTGTTACTAACTGAACTGGGACTTTTTTTGTTGTAGTTTCACTATAAACTGGGATTTTCACGTCAACTGTTTGTGGCGAAATGACCACGTTGAGAATTTTACCCTTATCATCGAGTGCTTGCAACAATACTGAACGACTAAACGTAGATTTTGTTCCTTTAGGAATTTCAACCGCCGCGACGATTTCTGCTATCTTGCTAATCTCAGAAGAAGCTCCTGTTGCGCTAACCACATCTGGATCAGCAGTTGGTGTTCCTACTTTATAATTGTTACCAACTCTTTGTTTATCATAGTTGAATTGTACAGGGAAAGATTTAGTCTTTCTATTACTGATTGTAATCTTAACTTTTGCTGGATTAATTGTATAATCCAAATCGCTACTCAACCCTGATTGCTTCAAGGTCACCTCATGTGTCCCCGGTTTTAAGTCCGTTAAATCCGCATATATTTTAAAATTACGTGTATTTGAAATCGTTGTTACCATTGCTTTTGATCCAGAAACTTTGACCTTAACTTTTTCTGGATATCCTGTTACAAAATATTTATTACTATTTACTTCTAATTGTAATGCTACCCGCATAGTGGTTGAAGCATTTGCCAACATAGTTGAATCAGTATTATTTCTTGTACTACTTAAATTATCTTCATTCGTATATGCAAACAGTAAAACCGCAAATGCAAGCGCAATGATTCTATAAAAGAGGGGAGAATCAATAAATTTATTGAAATTCATTTTTTCTTCCTCCCTTCAAAAATGCTAACGAAAGTTGACAGAAGCTTGTTCTCTTTTTTATCCTTTTCCTCAACAATTAATTCCTTATTTAATAGCTTCAGATAGTCATCCCTAGTTAAGTCTCTTAATAGCTCATTATTTTTTGTAATAGTTACTCCACCGGTCTCTTCTGAAACAACAATTGTTAGTGCATCTGTAACTTCACTAATACCAACTGCAGCCCTGTGCCTCGTTCCAAGAGCCTTAGGAATCAGATTACTTTCTGATAGAGGTAAGTATGCGGCTGCTACAGCAATCTTATTTTCCTTAATTATAACTGCTCCATCATGCAGTGGCGTATTTGGTATGAAAATATTAATTAGGAGTGCCCCTGTAATATCCGCATCTAACCTGATACCAGTTTCTACATAATCCTCTAGACCTGTATTTTTTTGAATTGTAATTAAAGCCCCTATTCGACGCTTAGACATATATTGAATTGCTGAATCAAGTGCCTTAATCATATTACGTTCATTTTCATTTTGTTTTCTATTATGAAAAAAAACAGATCCACGTCCAAGATGTTCAAGTCCTCGCCTGATTTCCGGCTGGAAAATAATTATAATCGCAATGAAACCCCAATTGATTATCTGATCAGTTACCCAAGATACCATCTGTAAGTCAAAAAACCAACTTATAAGTTTAATTAATACTATTATAATTACACCTTTAAATAGTTGGACGGCTTTAGTTCCCCTAAGTAGCATCATTAATTTGTATATTACATACCATACTACTAAAATATCTATTATGTTAGCTAAGTTTTGCCACGAGAAAAGGCTGCCCCAAGCAATGTTCATTATTTTACCTCCTAAGAAATTTAAATTAATTATAGCACAGATATTCCTTCTGCTGTGGAACAACCAAATAGTTAAAAAATAGAAAAGTTGTTTCATTGTTCTTCAATTTTCATTAATAATTATGTAAAATGACAATAATGGAAATTAGGTGATTTTATGTCAACAACAAATAAATGGATAGTCCGGCTTTCTTTTTACATTTTTTTGCTATATATCTATATAACTGTAGCATCACATAACAGGATATATAGCTTTCTTTTGTTAAATACTTTCTTAGGGTATATTCCTATTGAAATTGCAATGCACATCAATTCTCAAAAAAAAACACCTGTGCTAGTAGTTCTAACCGTTTTATGGTTTCTGTTCTACCCAAACGCACCGTACGTAATTACTGATCTTTTTCATCTAGCAATGCTTAATCCTTATAACAGTTCAACTGGCTTGATGGAATTTAATTTACATCTTTGGCTAAAATTTACTAACTTGGTCACAAGTGCTCTTGGATGCTCATTGATGGGATTTTGGAGTCTCGAACACGTTGCAGATACCATCTTAATTAAATTTAAGTTATGGTCTAAAACCAATAAAATATTTTTAGTTTCAACTTTGATAATTTTTTCTTCTGTAGGAATCTATATTGGTAGATTTTTGAGGTTACATACAGCATATCTCTTTATTGATCCCAAAGAAGTAGTTTCAGAACTTATCCAAATGTGGAATCCGCGCATGCTTGTTTTTATAGGTTTTATGACAATCATTCAATTAATTTTTTATTTTTCTTTTGATATTACACGTAGTTCACTATCAAATAACCAAGAATTGCTCGCTCAAAATAATAAACAAAAAGAACAATGATTTCTAAAAATAAGGAGCTGTATCAAAAATTAAATTTTGATGCAACTCCTCTATTTGTTATAGATAAACGTGACTCATAAGTCAAAACTCTTCTATGTCACATTCTCGTATTTTTTCAAACCTAGCCTGGTAAAATTGATGCTCTTAAATTTAGACTCTCTTCATGATTAATATATTGTCGTAAACTGTTCGCAGCTTGATGATTAATATAACCTTGCTCAACTAAATATTGCAGTGCAGATCTTTGTGCTGCAATTGACTTAAACCTAAGACGTCTAATTTGTTCTTGATAATCTTTTCCTGAAATTTCTTCTTTGCTTTTTTGTTTCTCAATAATGCTTCTATAGGTAATTATCATATGATAAATAACCTCTCTATTTATTTTTTTCTCATTGACTTCCGGATTCTTAATATATTCTGAAAGTGCCTTAATTGCTGCTTTTGCCATTGAACGTTCAACTAGTCTAACTTCAACACCATACTTTTCATCCTGTTTAATTCCAATCCACAGTGATAATGAACGCCACAACTTTCTCACAGATTCCATAATAGTTGGGAATGGCCATTCTTGCTGGATTTTTGCTTTATAGCTAGCTCGCCTTAACTGATTCTTTAAAGACTTTTTGAATTTATGATACACCTTATCCTGAATTTGATTTGTCTGATGGAGCCTATCTAATTCACTAAGCTCACCTCTTAATGCAACCTTATGCAATTTAATTTCATCTGACGTCGCTGCCTTATTTAGATTATCAGCATATTCATCAACTTCAAGTCTTTTTATCATAAATTGATATTCCAAGATTAGATGGTAGACAGCTAATTCATTTCCCATTC
Above is a window of Liquorilactobacillus hordei DSM 19519 DNA encoding:
- the pstA gene encoding phosphate ABC transporter permease PstA, with the protein product MKTKLQNNIAITVIRVIAGLVVLILAFLLGDILISGVPHISWHFLTAASQAFTSGGGIGVQLFNSIYLLLLTLIISFPISLGAGIFLSEYAPKNMFTATVRMAIEVLSSLPSVVVGLFGFLLFVVQMGMGFSILSGAIALTFFNLPLLTRNIEESLRAVPDLQREAGLALGLSKWKTVTKIILPEALPGIITGVVLGAGRVFGEAAALIYTAGQSATNIDFGNWNPFNTTSPLNLMRPAETLAVHIWKINSEGVMPDAAAVSAGSSAVLIIAVLIFNFSARLIGNQVYRKLTATK
- the pstC gene encoding phosphate ABC transporter permease subunit PstC, giving the protein MDPIKDKIQSTSKETRQDIIGKILSYSCISLIVIVVLSIFAFVATKGLATFVVNKANIGDFLFGTNWNPSATDKAGNPLLGALPMITGSFGVTILAVIFAAPFAIGTALYMTEVASKRGEKLLQSVIELLVGIPSVVYGFIGLSVVVPFVRTHLGGSGYGILSGAFVLFVMVLPTVTSMTVDSLRAVPRYYKEASLALGATKWQTIYKVLLRSSTSGILTAIIFGMARAFGEALAVQMVIGNAAVMPKGLLSPASTLTSVLTMGIGNTVMGTVGNNALWSLALMLLLMSLVFNIIVRFIGRKGRM
- a CDS encoding phosphate ABC transporter substrate-binding protein, producing MKKLTKIATVIIAASAILVGCGKSNSSSSSSSASSKAVSGKITIVGSTALQPLVEKAAENFQTDNSKVSITVQGGGSGTGLSQVQSGAVTIGNSDIFAQHSDGITASKLQDNKVAVVGMAPVVNKSVGVKNLTMKQLRNIFTGKITNWKDVGGKDQDIVLINRAEGSGTRATFETNVMNGETAAKSQEQDSNGTVQKMVAETPGAISYLAFSYVTSSIQEVSVDGVKPTDANVTTNKWKIWSYEHMYTKGTPNAATKAFLDYMKSDKVQKSLVKELGYVSISKMKVQKDANNKVTDIK
- a CDS encoding ISL3 family transposase, encoding MSQDYSIENILQIQDPNIKCISIDNSDPKKQVIHAKLTYSIKRCPLCGQSQVVRFGTNLINVRMPPIKERPVILKLLKQRYLCKRGQHTFSAETSLVKPHCQISEDTKQMIILQLTKDRSITDIAEELNVSPVAVNRVLDSLAIQTKTALLTLPTTLCFDEFRSTGHQMSFIAIDGDTHRLVSVLPNRLNRSIQNHFESNYSLAERRKVKQVVIDFNAQYQSVIHIIFPEAKVIADNFHLVQMGLQALNQTRVQLMHRFTQNSREYRVLKHHWRLFLKTYSGLNQRKPQWFAHLKNWFTQEQLVWQGLELDSTYQHTYFVAHSLVDALRKRDYLKFIKTLNRADKVSPQLETTIKTYRKYLPLIKNMMASNYSNGPLEGVNRKIKQIKRTAYGYRNWSHFYTRIRIEFTIRIKKRKPIRK
- the glmM gene encoding phosphoglucosamine mutase; translated protein: MKYFGTDGVRGIANKELSPELAFKLGRCGGFVLTKHASDAKPPKVLVARDTRVSGQMLEQALIAGLLSVGIEVFSLGVITTPGVAYLVRVQDADAGIMISASHNPVEDNGIKFFGGDGYKLSDEKEEEIEELLESGVDNLPRPSANGLGTLSDYHEGVLKYTQFLEQTIPDNLEDLHIAVDGANGATSGLVSRLFADLGVEFETMATEPDGLNINKAVGSTHPEALSKFVVEKEAQLGVAFDGDGDRCIAVDELGNIVDGDKIMYICGKYLSERGRLKKDTIVTTVMSNIGLYKAMENHELHSVKTQVGDRYVVEEMRKDGYNLGGEQSGHVVFLDFNTTGDGMLTALQLLNVVQKTGKKLSELAGEVTTYPQELINVKVTDKKAALENEAIKEIIKQVEIKMGSEGRVLVRPSGTENLLRVMAEAKTKEEVHEYVMQIVDVVKKEMGV
- a CDS encoding YbbR-like domain-containing protein is translated as MNFNKFIDSPLFYRIIALAFAVLLFAYTNEDNLSSTRNNTDSTMLANASTTMRVALQLEVNSNKYFVTGYPEKVKVKVSGSKAMVTTISNTRNFKIYADLTDLKPGTHEVTLKQSGLSSDLDYTINPAKVKITISNRKTKSFPVQFNYDKQRVGNNYKVGTPTADPDVVSATGASSEISKIAEIVAAVEIPKGTKSTFSRSVLLQALDDKGKILNVVISPQTVDVKIPVYSETTTKKVPVQLVTTGDGDSDKSYTLSSSTETVTLSGTKSDLSGISSYKISVPIDGISSTTTKSVNLASPSNGVTIVQPKSAKVKITVGDSSSSSNESTVSSQSSSSSSSNSGTSSSSAKSSQSESESGSQTSSQSSSSSEDE
- the cdaA gene encoding diadenylate cyclase CdaA — translated: MNIAWGSLFSWQNLANIIDILVVWYVIYKLMMLLRGTKAVQLFKGVIIIVLIKLISWFFDLQMVSWVTDQIINWGFIAIIIIFQPEIRRGLEHLGRGSVFFHNRKQNENERNMIKALDSAIQYMSKRRIGALITIQKNTGLEDYVETGIRLDADITGALLINIFIPNTPLHDGAVIIKENKIAVAAAYLPLSESNLIPKALGTRHRAAVGISEVTDALTIVVSEETGGVTITKNNELLRDLTRDDYLKLLNKELIVEEKDKKENKLLSTFVSIFEGRKKK
- a CDS encoding DUF1361 domain-containing protein yields the protein MSTTNKWIVRLSFYIFLLYIYITVASHNRIYSFLLLNTFLGYIPIEIAMHINSQKKTPVLVVLTVLWFLFYPNAPYVITDLFHLAMLNPYNSSTGLMEFNLHLWLKFTNLVTSALGCSLMGFWSLEHVADTILIKFKLWSKTNKIFLVSTLIIFSSVGIYIGRFLRLHTAYLFIDPKEVVSELIQMWNPRMLVFIGFMTIIQLIFYFSFDITRSSLSNNQELLAQNNKQKEQ